A single window of Miscanthus floridulus cultivar M001 unplaced genomic scaffold, ASM1932011v1 fs_719_1_2, whole genome shotgun sequence DNA harbors:
- the LOC136532812 gene encoding uncharacterized protein has product MAGAPRVRSLNIAVPEAEARPVLVPGGNKARSGPANARKPSPKPLRKAAEPAAAGTPEKCVAATTKAEEGAKRNAVGGGGSGAPKGASPVPSPRRTPPGPPSRRSDAQLLHPSLPLSASSCSSDTSAESGPTAASKQGKAVGKAAESKLVVVEFVVPVTPEVVEGKRRCAWATPTTDACYVTFHDEEWGVPVHNDRRLFELLVLSGALAELTWPAILKRRQLFREIFMEFDPAAVSKINEKKLVAPGSTAHSLLSEQKLRAVLENARQILKIVDEFGSFDRYCWGFLNHKPIVSKFRYPRQVPVKSPKADIISKDMMRRGFRGVGPTVIYSFMQAAGLTNDHLVSCFRFEQCNAIPTLCTSDIDRVNMKADPKKDEMATKIYCEEITTNPETPRTIDALIVS; this is encoded by the exons ATGGCCGGGGCGCCGAGGGTCCGGTCCCTGAACATCGCGGTTCCGGAGGCAGAGGCGAGGCCGGTGCTGGTGCCGGGGGGCAACAAGGCCAGGTCGGGCCCGGCTAACGCCCGGAAACCGTCGCCGAAGCCCCTGAGGAAGGCGGcggagccggcggcggcggggacgccAGAGAAGTGTGTGGCCGCCACGACCAAGGCGGAGGAGGGTGCAAAGAGGAATGCAGTCGGCGGGGGCGGAAGTGGCGCGCCCAAGGGTGCGTCCCCTGTGCCGTCGCCACGGCGCACACCGCCTGGGCCGCCGTCGAGGAGGAGCGACGCGCAGCTCCTGCATCCGAGCTTGCCGCTCAGCGCGTCGTCTTGCTCCTCGGATACCTCCGCGGAGTCGGGGCCGACGGCTGCGTCGAAGCAAGGCAAGGCTGTGGGTAAGGCGGCAGAGAGCAAGCTCGTCGTGGTGGAGTTTGTTGTTCCGGTGACACCAGAGGTTGTGGAAGGGAAGAGGAGGTGCGCGTGGGCGACTCCAACCACTG ATGCTTGCTATGTCACTTTCCATGATGAGGAGTGGGGGGTTCCCGTGCACAATGACAG GAGATTGTTTGAGCTACTTGTACTATCTGGTGCATTGGCTGAGCTTACATGGCCTGCAATTCTTAAGAGGAGGCAACTTTTCAG GGAAATTTTCATGGAGTTCGACCCTGCTGCTGTCTCTAAAATAAATGAGAAGAAGCTTGTGGCACCTGGAAGCACTGCCCATTCTCTTTTGTCAGAGCAAAAGCTCCGAGCTGTCCTTGAGAATGCTCGCCAGATACTAAAG ATTGTTGATGAATTTGGATCCTTTGATCGGTACTGCTGGGGTTTTCTGAACCACAAGCCTATAGTGAGCAAGTTCCGATATCCAAGACAAGTTCCTGTCAAGAGCCCGAAGGCAGATATAATCAGCAAAGACATGATGAGAAGGGGATTCCGAGGTGTGGGCCCAACGGTCATATATTCCTTCATGCAGGCTGCAGGTCTAACAAATGATCACCTGGTCAGTTGCTTCCGGTTCGAACAATGCAATGCCATTCCAACTCTTTGCACGAGTGACATTGACAGGGTAAACATGAAGGCAGATCCGAAAAAAGATGAGATGGCAACGAAGATTTATTGTGAAGAGATTACCACAAACCCAGAGACGCCAAGGACGATTGATGCTCTTATCGTTTCGTAG